The following nucleotide sequence is from Streptomyces xiamenensis.
GGATGCATCTGTACGTGCCCGACACCGTCCAGCAGCGCCCCGCCATCCTGGTGGCCGTGCACTACTGCACCGGCAGCGGCCCCGCCTTCCACTCCGGCACCGAGTTCGCCTCGCTCGCCGACCGCCACGGCTTCATCGTCATCTACCCGTCCGCCACCCGCAGCGGCCAGTGCTTCGACGTCTCCTCACCCCAGGCGCTGCGCCGCGACGGCGGCAGTGACCCGGTCGGCATCCGCTCGATGGTCGACCACGTGCAGCGCACCCACGGCGGCGACCCGGAACGCGTCTACGTCACCGGCGCCTCCTCCGGCGCCATGATGACCAACGTGCTGCTGGGCGTCTACCCCGATGTCTTCAAAGCGGGCGCCGCGTTCGCCGGGGTCCCGTTCGGCTGCTTCGCCACCACCGACGGCTCCGGCTGGAACAGCGCCTGCGCACAGGGGCAGATCAGCCGTACCCCGCAGGAGTGGGGCGACCTCGTACGGGCCGCCCACCCCGGCTACACCGGGCCGCGACCGCGCATGCAGATATGGCACGGCACCACGGACGACGTGCTGCGCTACCCGAACTTCGGGGAGCAGATCAAGCAGTGGACACAGGTGCTGGGAGTGAGCCAGACACCCGCGTACAGCGATCAGCCGCAGGCCGGCTGGAACCGCACCCGCTACGGCGGCACCGGCGACCAGGCCCCGGTGGAGGCCATCAGCCTCCAGGGCACCGGACACAACGTGCCCGGCGGCGGCATGGCGGCCCGGGTGATCGCGTTCTTCGGCCTCGACCAGGGCGGCGGCGACCCCGGCCCGGGCCCCGGGCCCGACCCCCAGCCGGGCGCCTGCCGGGTGGGGATCGCGACCAACGCCTGGAACACCGGGCTGACCGCCGAGCTGACCGTCACCAACACCGGCACCACGACGGTGAGCGGCTGGTCGCTGGCCTTCTCGCTGCCCCCCGGCCAGGCCATCACCGCGGGCTGGAACGCCACCTACACCACCTCCGGCGGCACCGTGACGGCCACCCCGGTGGCCCACAACACCAGCATCGCCCCGGGCGCGAGCGTCAGCTTCGGCTACCAGGCCACCCACACGGGCAACGCGGCGGGCCCGGCCGCTTTCGCCCTCAACGGCGCCGGGTGCACGATGTCCTGACCGGCCACAGCGCGGCCCGGGCCGCCGGGGGCGTGCCGGCGGGAGTGGCGTGGCGGTCCCGGGCCGACCGCCGTGTTCGGGGCGACAGCCGGTCCGCTTGAATGATCAGCATGAACGCTTCTTTTCCGCCACGAGCCCAGCACGGCACCCTCGGTTCGGGTGTCATCCTCCTCTTCTTCGGAACCGTGTGGTGGCTCGTGGGGGCCATCGCCCTGGGGGAGGTCGCCGTCCTCGTCGCGGGACTGGCCGCGGTCGTGGCCCTGTCCGTGCTCGCCGTGCGCCGCCTGGACAACATCGGCGGCCGGGAGGCGTACGAGCGGGCCGCCCCGGCCTACCGGACGGCCAACGCCGCCCAGGCGGCCGGGATCGCGGCCGTCGTGGCCGTCTGTGTGGCCACCGGCGGGCAGCAGTGGATTCCGGCCCTCGTCACGGTCGTGGTCGGGGCTCACTTCTTCCCGCTGGTCCGTCCCTTCGGCCGTCCCGAGTACCGCTGGACCGGGGCCCTGCTCATCGCCCTGGGCCTCGCCGGCTGCGTCACCGCCCTCGCCGGGGCCGAGGTGACGACGGTCCTGACCCTGTCCGGCCTGGGATCGGCCGCGATCCTGTGGGGCACGACCGCCTGGCACGTGGTGGGCGGGGCGCCCGACGCCTCCGCCGCACCGCACGAGCGGGAAACGGCGGACTGACCGGCTCCACCCCGGCCCGCTCCCGCCCGTAGGACGCCGTCCGGGACGGGATCCATCGGTTCGACGCGGTCGGCCCGGTCCGGGGAGCTTCCGCCGGGGCGGCCGACCACCGGCGACAGCGGCCCGATCGCCCGGCCCCGGCACTGTGAGGAGCCGGCGGCCTCCGCCAGGACGCGGGCGAGTTCGCGGGGGCGGGTGGCCATCGGCCAGTGACCCGAGTCGAGGTGCACGTACGCGAGGTCGGTGGCGGCCCCGTCGAGCCACAGGCCGGCGATGAGCAGGATGCCCACGGTGGTTCTCCCGGAGCGGAAGCGAGGCTGACCGCCGGCACGCCATCGGGAGACTCTGACACCGGGCTCGGGGCCGGATGATCTTCGCGAAGGGATCGGCCAGAACCGGCCCGCCACACCCCCTTGCCGGCCTCCGTACGCGTGGTGGTCGGCGCCGACGCCCGGGCGGGCCCACCGTCCGGTGCCCGCCCGGGCGCGGATCCCCCCGGCGTACTCGGCCGGGCCACGGCTCATGCCCCGACACGCGCAAGGACGGGTACCCGACCCGTCATTCGCGGCTCGACGGTGCGGACGTCCGCCCGGCGGCCGGCGGGGGAGAAGCGAAGCCCCCGCCGGCCGCGACGGTCACCCGGTGGTGCAGGCGGCGCCACTGAGCGTGAAACCGGTGGGGGCGGCGTTGGCGCTTCCCTTGTCGGCGAGGAAACCGACCGTGACGGTCCCGCCCGCCGGGATGCCGGCGTTGTAGGCGGCCGGTGCCACACTCACCCCGCCACCGCTCTGGGTGGCGGTACCGCCCCACATGCTGGAGACGGTCTGACCGCTGGGAAAGACGAACGCCAGGGTCCACCCGTCGAGGGGTGCCGTGCCGGTGTTGCGGATGACGATCTCGCCCTGGAACCCGCCGTTCCACTCGCCGACGACGCGGTAGGCGACCGCGCATCCGGCGTTCGGCTGGGGCTCCTCACCGCCGCCCTCGCCGTCGAAGACAGTGGCTTCCTGGGCGGTCTCGCCGATGCCGTTGGGGCCGTGGAAGATGCGCTCGCCCCAGGAGCTGAGCCGGCTGGGGTCGAAATCGATCGCGAGGTCGAGGATGGGGTCGGTGTTGCCGGACCAGGACCAGGCCAGATACCCGAGCCGGTACTGCTCGGCGGCGGCGAGCATGGCGTCCTCGTCCGGATCGCCCCACTCGTCCGGCGGCCCGCCGAACTCACCGATCACCAGGGGCAGCCCGGCCTGGACGAACGACCCCAGGTAGTCGGTGATCTTCTGCGCCGTGTCGTAGACGCTGTACATGTGGATCGAGAAGATCAGATTGCCGGTGGTGTCGGCCTCGTAGACGGACTGGGCGGTGGCGCGCATCACGCCCTGCCAGTCCTGGCCCCAGTTGGGCGCGTCCACCATGATCGTGTGCTCGAAGCCGGCGTTCCGCAGCTTCTCGACGGCGGCGATGGTGGGCGCGGTCCAGCCCTCGGGGTCGGTGTTGCCCCACGGCTCGTTGCCGATGTTGATGATGACGTAGTCCTCTTCACCGGTGAGGACGCTCTGGAGCCCGATCCAGTAGTCGGCGGCGCCGTCCAGGGTGTCGGCCGCGGCCTCCTCCCCGTATCCGGTGGTGTCGTGGACCTCCAGCACGCAGATGAGCCGGTTGGCCTTGCACTGGGCGACGACGGAGGCCACATCGGCGGCGCTGTTCTCGGACCACCGGTAGCCGTTGGACAGCACGACCCGTACGGTGTTGGATCCCAGCGCCTTCACATCGGCCAGCGACTGGGTCTCGCCGGGGTACCAGGTGTGGGCGTGGTTCACGCCACGCATGATGAAGTCGTTGCCGTTGCCTTCGACCAGCCGGCCGTCGCTGATGTGCAGCCCGGTGGCGAGGGCCGGCTCCTCCTGCGCCTGTGCGGTGGCCGACCCGGGGCCGCCGAGCACGAGGACTCCGATCATTCCGGCCAGGGCGCCCAGCAGCGCGGTCAGTGGGCGTTTGCGTCTGGTGCTTCTTGCTGTTCTCACTGCGACTCCAGAGAGTGAGCACGACGGGAACATTGGGAGCGCTCCCATAAACCCATCGCACCCGTAAGCCGTCAAGACATCGCGCAGACCCCCACCGAATCCCACCAAAGTCACCACCTGGCCACGGGCAGTGAGAGTGTGCGGAGCACCCGGCGGAGCTTGGTATCGTTGTCGTCGTCACAGCGACACACCCCGTCCGGGTGGCGGAATGGCAGACGCGCTAGCTTGAGGTGCTAGTGCCCTCTTATGGGCGTGGGGGTTCAAGTCCCCCCTCGGACACCAGCAGGAACCCCAGTTCACCTGGGGTTTTTGTGTTGTAAGGACTTAGTCGTGACCAGCGCAGTGACCAGCCCGTGAACGAGCTCGGTCGTCAGACGACCTTGCCCAGTCCGATCCGGCCGGCGCTGGATGCGGCCAGCTTCCGGGCACCCTCGTCCCGCGGCTTCCTCTACCGAGCCCCCGCACCGCCGATTTCCTGACGGCTCCGTGCCCCGACGCTTACAGGGGCGAGACTTTCTCACCTGCACCGGACAGGCGATTTCGGCAGTCGAGCACATACGGCGCGTGTTCAAGAAGCGACTCGTAGTCGAATTCAGCATGGTCCGTGAGCAGTACCACGACGTCGGACGTTGCCATCTCTTCCGCAGTCGCGTCCACTCGAACCAAGCGTGCATCGGTGGGAATGTCCGCCACCACGAGTGGGTCGGCACCGCGTACCTCCGCGCCGAGGCCGAGAAGCAGCTCGGCGATCCGAGCGGCGGGGGCTTCTCGTGCATCTCCGGTGTTCGCCTTATATGCCAGGCCAAGCAGGAGTACCCGGGAGCCGTTGACCGGTCGGCGCCGGTGGTTCAGCCCTTCCGTGAGACGCCGCACCACGTAGTCCGGCATGTGGCTGTTCACGTCGTTAGCCAGCTCGACAAAACGGAACGGCCGACCGAGCGCCCGTTCCACGCGCCAGGGGAGGAAGGACGGGTCAATCGGCAAGCAGTGTCCACCGACCCCCGGACCCGGGTCGAACCGCATGAACCCGAACGGCTTCGTGGCCGCCGCGTCAATCGCCCCCCAGATGTCGATCCCCAGGTCGTGAGCGAACACTGCCAGCTCGTTGACCAGTGCGATATTGACGTGCCGGAAGGTGTTCTCCAGCAGCTTGGCCAGCTCGGCCTCCTTGCAGGAGAAGGTGGGCACGGTTCGCTCCACCAGTTGCCGGTAGAAGTTGTTCACCGCATGCAGCGAGTCCCGGTCGATCCCGGAGACGATTTTCGGGGTGTTCTCCAAACACCAGACCGGGTTGCCCGGGTCGATCCGCTCGGGGCTGTATCCCAGGTGGAAATCGCGACCGGCGATCAGCCCGGAGCCCTTCTCCAACAGTGGCGCAAGCAGTTCCTCGGTGGTGCCTGGGTAGGTCGTGGACTCCAGTACCACCATGGTCCCCGGCCTCAGATGTGCGGCTAGCGCGTCGCCGGCCGCCTCGATGTAGGAGAGGTCGGGCACCCCTTCGTGCAATGGTGTCGGGACGGTGATCACTCCGACGTCGTAGCCTGCCAGGTCGGCCCGATCGGCGGACGGCTGATAGTTCCCGCTCCCGAGGACCAGGCGCAGCCGGTCGGTCATGATGTCTTCGATGTACGACTCACCGCGGGTCAGTTTGTCGACCCGGTGTGGGTCGATGTCGTACCCATCGAGGAACGGGCTGCTGTAGCCCGGGGCGCTGATTGTCCGTTGAGGCATCGTTATCGCAGGTCGGAGCCGGCGCGACATCTTGACTGCGCCCGGCTCGGGCATCCCGGCAATCATGCCTCCCGCTCGGCGTCGATGGCGGCGATCAGAGCTTCGACCCGGGTGCGGATCTCGTCGCGGATGGGTCGGACGGCCTCCACTCCCTGGCCGGCCGGGTCCTCCAGGGCCCAGTCCAGGTATGTCCTGCCGGGGAAGACGGGGCACGCGTCGCCGCATCCCATGGTGATGACGTAGTCGGACGCCTTGACGGCCTCTGTCGTCAGGAGCTTCGGCAACTCGGTCGAGATGTCGATGCCGGCCTCGGCCATGGCCTCGACAGCGGCGGGATTGACCTGGTCGGCGGGGAGGGAACCCGCCGAGCTGACCTCGACGCGGTCACCGGCCAGGTGGGTGAGAAAGCCGGCGGCCATCTGTGAGCGGCCGGCGTTGTGGACACAGACGAACAGCACGGAGGCGAGCGGTGCGGTCGGTTGGGGGGCCATCGCTTGGTTCCTTCACTCCATGGATGAGATCAGCCGAGACTGGTGTCAGCGCGAGCTGATATGAAAGTATCAGTGCATGCTGACTTCAGTCGATGCTGATCTCATCCGGGTGCTGGCCGACCCGCTGCGGCTCCAGATCGTGGGCTTGCTGGCGCACGAGACGCTGTGCACCACACACCTGGTGGAGGAGACCGGGGCGAAGCAGACGAATCTCTCCAACCATCTGCGCGTCCTGCGTGAGGCCGGCGTGGTGGAGACGGAGCCGTGCGGCCGTTTCACTTACTACAAGCTGCGCCCCGAGGTGCTGGAGAGCCTGGCCGGGCGGTTCACCGGCCTGGCCGCGACCGCGCGCGACACCGCAGAGCACCAGCGGAAGCGAGCCTGCCCGTGACCACCACCCGAACACCGTCCACAACGGGCCCGGATGCGGACGAAGCCACCGGGATTGTCGCGAAGCTCTCGACCCTGGACCGCTTCCTGGCGGTGTGGATCCTCGCGGCCATGGCGGCGGGGCTCCTGCTGGGGCGGGTGGTGGATGGTCTGGACGAAGCGCTGGCCGGCCTGGAGGTCGGCGGGATCTCCCTGCCGATCGCCCTGGGCCTGCTGATCATGATGTACCCGGTGCTGGCGAAGGTCCGCTACGACCGCACCAGCCTGGCCACCGTGACCGGCGACCGGCGACTCATGGCCCTGAGCCTGGCCGTCAACTGGCTGATCGGCCCTGCGGTGATGTTCGCCCTGGCGTGGATCTTCCTGCCGGACCTGCCCGAGTACCGCACCGGGCTGATCATCGTCGGCCTCGCGCGCTGCATCGCCATGGTGATCATCTGGAACGACCTGGCCTGTGGTGACCGGGAAGCCGCCGCCGTGCTGGTGGCGCTGAACTCGGTCTTCCAGGTGGTCGCCTTCGGTCTGCTGGGCTGGTTCTACCTCGACCTCCTGCCCGGCTGGCTCGGCCTGGGCGAAGGCGAGCACCTCGACATCTCCGCAGGCGAGATCGCCCTGAACGTCCTGGTCTTCCTCGGCATCCCGTTGCTGGCCGGGTTCCTCACCCGCCGGATCGGGGAGCTACGCCTGGGCCGGGAACGCTACGAGACGAAGGTGCTGCCACGGATCGGACCGTGGGCGCTGTACGGTCTGCTGTTCACCATCGTGCTGCTGTTCGCCCTCCAGGGCGACGCCATCACCTCCGAGCCGTGGGACGTGGCCCGGATCGCGCTGCCGCTGCTGGCGTACTTCGCCGTGATGTGGTTCGGGTCCTACGCCATGGGACGGGCGGCGGGTCTTCCTTACGACCGCACCGCCACCCTCGCCTTCACCGCCGCCGGCAACAACTTCGAACTCGCCATCGCGGTGGCCATCGGCACCTTCGGCGTCACCTCGGGACAAGCCCTCGCCGGCGTCGTCGGCCCTCTCATCGAGGTCCCCGTCCTGGTGGCCCTGGTCTACGTCTCCCTCGCCCTGCGCCGCCGTGCCGACCGGGAAACGACGGCCTGAGCAGCGGATCACCTCGCGTGACGAGAGCCCGTCGCATCCGAATGGGGGAGCGGCGGGCCCTTCGGCGCCGCTGCCTCGCCGCCTGCTGCCCGCCGGCCCGGGACGCTGGGGTCAGGTGGTGGTGCGGAGGTCGAGCATCGCGGACATCGCGGCCACGACCGAGGGGGCGACCCGGTAATACACCCAGGTGCCACGCCGATCGGAGGTCAGCAGGCCCGCCTCGCGCAGCTTCTTCAGGTGGTGACTGACCGTGGGCTGCGAGACGCCCACGTCCTGGATGTCACACACGCACGCCTCCCCGCCCGGATGAGAGGCCACGCGCGAGAACAGGCGCAGCCGCACCGGATCGGACAGCGCCTTGAACATCACCGCCATGCGCTCGGCATCCCGCACCGACAGCTCCCCCGCCGTGATGGGCGGACAGCAAGGCACCGCGTTCTCCTCCGGCTCCAGTACCGGGAGCTCCACCCTCTTGGACTTCGACATACGTCTATGTTGACATTCGTCGATGTGAAGGGGCAAGCTCGAAATATCGATGAACGTCGATTCAGAAAGCGTGAGGAGTGCTGATCATGCCGGACACCGGTCTGCCCGTCGCCGTCATCGGCGCCGGCCCCATCGGGCTTGCCGCCGCCGCCCACCTTCTTGAGCGGGGCATCGAACCCCTGGTCCTCGAACGCGGACCCCGGGCCGGCGCGGCGGTGCACGCATGGGGCCACGTTCGCCTGTTCTCCACCTGGAGCGAGCTGATCGACCCGGCCGCGGAGAAGCTGCTGGCGCCCACCGGCTGGTCCCGGCCCGAGGCGGGCGACTACCCCACCGGCGCGCAATGGGCCCAGGCGTATCTCCAGCCGCTGGCCGACGCCCTCGGCGAGCGCGTCCGCTACGGCGCCACCGTGACCGGTGTGGCCAGGGCCGGCCGCGACCGTGTGGTGGACTCCGGCCGCGACATCCAGCCCTTCACCCTCCACCTCACCCTCGCCGACGGCACCGAGCAGCGCGTCACCGCCCGCGCCGTGATCGACGCCTCCGGCACCTGCACCACCCCCAACCCGCTCGGCGCCGACGGCTACCCAGCCATCGGGGAGCGGGCCCTGGCCGCCGCCGGCCGCATCACCTACCGCGTCCCCGACCTCAACGACCCGGCCGAGCGACACCGCTTCGCCCGCAAGCACACCGCCGTCGTCGGTACCGGCGCCTCCGCCTTCACCGCCCTCGCCGGCCTGGCCGACCTCGCCAAGGACGAGGAGGGCACCGGCACCCACGCGGTATGGATCCTGCGCCGCGGCATCTCCGGCTCCACCTTCGGTGGCGGCACCGCCGACCAACTCCCCGCCCGGGGCGCCCTGGGCCTGGCCGCC
It contains:
- a CDS encoding extracellular catalytic domain type 1 short-chain-length polyhydroxyalkanoate depolymerase, with the translated sequence MTTTSPRTAGRRRRPPRTVLATLLGALAPLLAAMFLTAPPASAATLTEVTGFGANPSGLRMHLYVPDTVQQRPAILVAVHYCTGSGPAFHSGTEFASLADRHGFIVIYPSATRSGQCFDVSSPQALRRDGGSDPVGIRSMVDHVQRTHGGDPERVYVTGASSGAMMTNVLLGVYPDVFKAGAAFAGVPFGCFATTDGSGWNSACAQGQISRTPQEWGDLVRAAHPGYTGPRPRMQIWHGTTDDVLRYPNFGEQIKQWTQVLGVSQTPAYSDQPQAGWNRTRYGGTGDQAPVEAISLQGTGHNVPGGGMAARVIAFFGLDQGGGDPGPGPGPDPQPGACRVGIATNAWNTGLTAELTVTNTGTTTVSGWSLAFSLPPGQAITAGWNATYTTSGGTVTATPVAHNTSIAPGASVSFGYQATHTGNAAGPAAFALNGAGCTMS
- a CDS encoding arsenate reductase ArsC, yielding MAPQPTAPLASVLFVCVHNAGRSQMAAGFLTHLAGDRVEVSSAGSLPADQVNPAAVEAMAEAGIDISTELPKLLTTEAVKASDYVITMGCGDACPVFPGRTYLDWALEDPAGQGVEAVRPIRDEIRTRVEALIAAIDAEREA
- a CDS encoding cellulase family glycosylhydrolase, with translation MRTARSTRRKRPLTALLGALAGMIGVLVLGGPGSATAQAQEEPALATGLHISDGRLVEGNGNDFIMRGVNHAHTWYPGETQSLADVKALGSNTVRVVLSNGYRWSENSAADVASVVAQCKANRLICVLEVHDTTGYGEEAAADTLDGAADYWIGLQSVLTGEEDYVIINIGNEPWGNTDPEGWTAPTIAAVEKLRNAGFEHTIMVDAPNWGQDWQGVMRATAQSVYEADTTGNLIFSIHMYSVYDTAQKITDYLGSFVQAGLPLVIGEFGGPPDEWGDPDEDAMLAAAEQYRLGYLAWSWSGNTDPILDLAIDFDPSRLSSWGERIFHGPNGIGETAQEATVFDGEGGGEEPQPNAGCAVAYRVVGEWNGGFQGEIVIRNTGTAPLDGWTLAFVFPSGQTVSSMWGGTATQSGGGVSVAPAAYNAGIPAGGTVTVGFLADKGSANAAPTGFTLSGAACTTG
- the arsB gene encoding ACR3 family arsenite efflux transporter, producing MTTTRTPSTTGPDADEATGIVAKLSTLDRFLAVWILAAMAAGLLLGRVVDGLDEALAGLEVGGISLPIALGLLIMMYPVLAKVRYDRTSLATVTGDRRLMALSLAVNWLIGPAVMFALAWIFLPDLPEYRTGLIIVGLARCIAMVIIWNDLACGDREAAAVLVALNSVFQVVAFGLLGWFYLDLLPGWLGLGEGEHLDISAGEIALNVLVFLGIPLLAGFLTRRIGELRLGRERYETKVLPRIGPWALYGLLFTIVLLFALQGDAITSEPWDVARIALPLLAYFAVMWFGSYAMGRAAGLPYDRTATLAFTAAGNNFELAIAVAIGTFGVTSGQALAGVVGPLIEVPVLVALVYVSLALRRRADRETTA
- a CDS encoding FAD-dependent oxidoreductase — protein: MPDTGLPVAVIGAGPIGLAAAAHLLERGIEPLVLERGPRAGAAVHAWGHVRLFSTWSELIDPAAEKLLAPTGWSRPEAGDYPTGAQWAQAYLQPLADALGERVRYGATVTGVARAGRDRVVDSGRDIQPFTLHLTLADGTEQRVTARAVIDASGTCTTPNPLGADGYPAIGERALAAAGRITYRVPDLNDPAERHRFARKHTAVVGTGASAFTALAGLADLAKDEEGTGTHAVWILRRGISGSTFGGGTADQLPARGALGLAAKAAVEQGHADAVTGFRTIGVERESDDRLVLIAEDGRRTEPVDHIIVLTGLRPDLTFLSEVRLGLDERLSAPTALAPLIDPNAHSCGTVYPHGVKELTHPEHDLFLTGMKSYGRAPTFLAMTGYEQVRSIAAHLAGDTEAAHRVELTLPESGVCGGSGLYDVPDPDRRAGASGCCTTTQPQLVRLGTAVPTASDDRTPSGGCCGS
- a CDS encoding nucleotide sugar dehydrogenase; protein product: MPQRTISAPGYSSPFLDGYDIDPHRVDKLTRGESYIEDIMTDRLRLVLGSGNYQPSADRADLAGYDVGVITVPTPLHEGVPDLSYIEAAGDALAAHLRPGTMVVLESTTYPGTTEELLAPLLEKGSGLIAGRDFHLGYSPERIDPGNPVWCLENTPKIVSGIDRDSLHAVNNFYRQLVERTVPTFSCKEAELAKLLENTFRHVNIALVNELAVFAHDLGIDIWGAIDAAATKPFGFMRFDPGPGVGGHCLPIDPSFLPWRVERALGRPFRFVELANDVNSHMPDYVVRRLTEGLNHRRRPVNGSRVLLLGLAYKANTGDAREAPAARIAELLLGLGAEVRGADPLVVADIPTDARLVRVDATAEEMATSDVVVLLTDHAEFDYESLLEHAPYVLDCRNRLSGAGEKVSPL
- a CDS encoding ArsR/SmtB family transcription factor; translated protein: MSKSKRVELPVLEPEENAVPCCPPITAGELSVRDAERMAVMFKALSDPVRLRLFSRVASHPGGEACVCDIQDVGVSQPTVSHHLKKLREAGLLTSDRRGTWVYYRVAPSVVAAMSAMLDLRTTT
- a CDS encoding ArsR/SmtB family transcription factor, translating into MLTSVDADLIRVLADPLRLQIVGLLAHETLCTTHLVEETGAKQTNLSNHLRVLREAGVVETEPCGRFTYYKLRPEVLESLAGRFTGLAATARDTAEHQRKRACP